A window of Psychromonas sp. CNPT3 contains these coding sequences:
- a CDS encoding NAD-binding protein, with translation MNKNTTKKSPSIVYYLLENKAITIGTVCILAFILKLGLALSFSAVGGISDSIGKALEFASIVSASVIAVLIFFKDAVNQQIVKAILQKEHVTVFGLGEFNRALLNSEMAANNPRYVIFEKNKQNDKLDLFRKFGMGVVAGDVFNDKKLAILNFETMQSGVIALGNDRLNVELATIIIEQYKQDKRSTPLKLVVHIINQDLNALFHQNFINPNNAKNETLQLDIQTFSFYEEAAETFFKDNFVDGAGREIIDSDEEYHIVVAGDGELALNLINITAKIAHLPNENKLTIHLVDNQASAFKEKVIKRYPGILNVLALEAVNCDRQTLSYFENDALWFKDNLTHVVVCYDDEGRNLSIAADLFNKTYLEKSVDETLTTRISFASFNNYNMSKIIDADKGSFKQFYTFADVKNICTRKNVLDEQHELIAKLIHKGYANKYKPEMLPDLNDPNVQTEINTGWYNTANLHKKLSNKSQSLHIDMKLKALGLKKVKVDGVSSEKLLILNQELFKPIIYSNSGDLTEDKIIEYSLELDKCYADEDYEIKYFPTEYICLLEKLIRAEHNRWNAFHYLNGWKYSDIPTKNDEEKDNKKKKKHHACLKPLADFTEPELQLTIIYDLYSILYIPNYLANAGYEIKECSVNTHAEPILNGKDKTFNAN, from the coding sequence ATGAATAAAAATACCACTAAAAAATCCCCAAGCATTGTTTATTACTTGCTAGAAAATAAAGCCATTACCATCGGTACGGTATGTATATTAGCTTTTATATTGAAGCTTGGGCTTGCGTTGAGCTTTTCTGCTGTAGGTGGGATTTCTGATTCAATCGGTAAAGCACTAGAGTTTGCATCAATTGTTTCTGCTTCTGTAATCGCTGTTTTAATCTTTTTTAAAGATGCGGTAAACCAGCAAATAGTTAAGGCCATATTACAAAAAGAGCACGTCACTGTTTTTGGCCTTGGTGAATTTAATCGTGCGTTATTAAATAGTGAAATGGCAGCCAATAATCCTCGTTATGTGATTTTTGAGAAAAACAAACAAAATGACAAACTAGATCTATTTAGAAAGTTTGGTATGGGGGTAGTAGCGGGAGATGTTTTTAACGATAAAAAGTTAGCAATATTAAACTTTGAAACGATGCAGAGTGGCGTTATCGCTTTAGGTAATGACCGTTTAAACGTTGAATTAGCCACAATCATTATTGAGCAATATAAACAAGATAAAAGATCAACTCCGCTAAAATTGGTTGTGCATATTATTAACCAAGATTTGAATGCACTTTTCCACCAAAACTTTATTAATCCCAATAACGCTAAAAATGAAACACTTCAATTAGACATACAAACGTTTTCATTTTATGAAGAAGCTGCGGAAACATTTTTTAAAGATAATTTTGTCGATGGAGCAGGGCGTGAAATCATCGATAGCGATGAGGAATATCATATCGTGGTCGCTGGTGATGGAGAGCTTGCGCTTAATCTAATAAATATAACCGCTAAAATTGCTCATTTACCTAACGAAAACAAATTGACTATTCACTTAGTAGATAATCAGGCATCTGCTTTTAAAGAGAAGGTCATTAAGCGTTATCCTGGTATCTTAAATGTGCTTGCTCTAGAGGCCGTTAATTGTGACCGTCAAACGCTTTCCTATTTTGAGAATGATGCCTTATGGTTTAAAGATAACTTAACCCATGTTGTTGTTTGTTATGACGATGAAGGGCGAAACCTGAGTATTGCTGCTGATTTGTTTAATAAAACATATTTGGAAAAATCAGTTGATGAGACATTAACAACGCGCATCAGTTTTGCTAGTTTCAATAATTATAATATGAGCAAAATTATAGATGCTGACAAAGGGAGCTTTAAACAGTTTTATACCTTTGCTGATGTAAAAAATATTTGTACTCGTAAAAATGTATTAGATGAACAACATGAGTTAATTGCAAAGCTTATTCATAAGGGGTACGCAAACAAGTATAAGCCTGAAATGCTACCAGATCTAAATGATCCTAATGTTCAAACTGAAATTAATACTGGATGGTATAACACCGCAAATTTACACAAGAAATTATCTAATAAATCTCAAAGTTTACATATTGATATGAAGTTAAAAGCTTTGGGGTTAAAGAAAGTTAAAGTTGACGGAGTAAGCTCTGAAAAACTTCTGATATTAAATCAGGAGCTATTTAAACCAATTATATATTCCAACAGTGGCGATCTAACGGAAGATAAAATTATTGAGTACTCATTAGAGTTAGATAAATGTTATGCAGATGAGGACTATGAGATTAAATACTTTCCAACTGAATATATCTGTTTGTTAGAAAAGCTTATTCGGGCAGAGCACAATCGTTGGAACGCATTTCATTATTTAAATGGCTGGAAGTATAGTGATATTCCAACAAAAAATGACGAAGAGAAAGACAATAAGAAAAAGAAAAAGCACCATGCTTGTTTAAAACCTCTTGCAGATTTTACTGAGCCAGAACTCCAATTAACAATAATTTATGATCTCTATTCTATTTTGTATATTCCCAATTATTTAGCAAATGCAGGTTATGAAATTAAAGAATGTAGTGTGAATACACATGCAGAACCAATTCTTAACGGAAAGGACAAAACGTTTAATGCCAACTAA
- a CDS encoding ATP-binding protein, whose amino-acid sequence MNSKTFRLFISSTFSDFKREREVLQSNVFPHIKNYAAQQGYTFQPIDLRWGVSNEAQLDQKTLELCLDEVKACKTYKHPNFLVMLGDRYGWIPLPYAIEAQEFEMLCVLMTEQEKQNLANWYLKDLNQLPASYILQERTGDFEAFECWEKEERKLRQILQNVANSSTLSRDQKNKYFTSATEAEVNEGIISYLKPTDSQKKLKIRPEIDAEHVFGFFRKIDPNSKVAETFIADDADQGNAKDFSDRVSVLLRPENRLHREVKQVEKNKLDESYLQDFQERVTQFLESKIDEQKKTESKQPLPPLKIEQKEQKYFASNKRKFFLGQEEPLQKIADYISDDNQKPLVIYGKSGSGKSALIAKAIELAELNSPKKVVYRFVGATANSSSWSKLLTSIFSELKQLSDSNTLFSLDENEEAFKQIPHVLYNFNLIKSDVVIFIDAIDQLINHDDFEWLPKQLPTNIKVVISVLKDDIYPKENLAYETLRGKSSTLNFTKMPEFESGTQLLLELLRWEKRTIQEDQLKYIESQLKSTRTPLYAYMLAQKVKHLKSIDSAPEQEVITTSQLTHLKSIQQKSVKAYIDSLSTVYHHEASFINRVLGYLFASRDGLSENQLLELINTDKTFIKSVASEQYHQNTTSELPLIHWSRLISKLKPFLSRKKVNDQSVMFFSQREFSELCKLSLVAKVEHESIITAIQVLISTNSKNSKILSSWEKLYLKVSMNHYTLYQDDEILSLFMNFLASQGGKRAHDLKTIKSSSELNKVDAIAFAKCNFYYTKHFYLLDKAEHFNRNGYMMALKELSISFKKYGEESKALAFDHKAYEMAMDAYKKYNQSPKDYLGYGNNLAASYIRLNQLEGAETILSDIWAIIKELFYGEWNMPNDLILCDWKDLYIVIANNLATYFNKISDYTQAQILLIEVIDLTERLIDSDPETYVSRYVSSLTTLSDIYIHHESDGINKALEILTKVSVVLDKYVNFNENLLVDEFIKNCLELAYVQEFQHDFESALSNLDKVKPVLTQIMQKDESKALDSKYLDYLVLSYKVNFHLQSAEAEQLKDEVFNFVETKNLQGEQVTRYLNEINSMLPKANNAGQEGFIRITNAEMNARNSQLKVIFFCDFEQENRITSHAKEILTNCDFTDDTPYEIVTIYNDKELSFAEMIIESKLELPSLVYFFDGSVEFIRSIENISTTNIKATLEHWLDLSVYVADNENSNQVDFKHFLNALSYIELDTKWKNFFDQLFETDTGKLPFKTNSESCIEYAKSISDIGITTDCHNFLLDFSKLLNDESMGHLR is encoded by the coding sequence ATGAACTCAAAGACTTTCAGATTATTTATAAGCTCAACCTTTAGTGATTTCAAGCGAGAAAGAGAAGTTTTACAAAGCAACGTATTTCCACATATAAAAAACTATGCAGCACAGCAAGGCTACACTTTTCAACCCATCGATTTAAGATGGGGTGTCAGCAATGAAGCGCAGTTGGATCAAAAGACACTTGAGCTATGTCTGGACGAAGTCAAAGCATGTAAAACCTACAAGCACCCTAACTTTTTAGTGATGTTGGGGGACCGTTATGGTTGGATACCACTTCCTTATGCTATTGAAGCGCAAGAGTTTGAAATGCTCTGTGTGCTAATGACTGAACAAGAAAAGCAAAACTTAGCTAACTGGTATTTAAAAGATCTTAACCAACTACCCGCATCATATATTTTACAAGAAAGAACCGGTGACTTTGAAGCGTTTGAATGCTGGGAAAAAGAAGAACGTAAGTTAAGACAAATTTTACAAAATGTAGCAAATAGCTCCACTCTTAGTCGAGACCAAAAAAATAAATATTTTACTTCGGCAACAGAGGCTGAAGTCAATGAGGGGATTATCTCCTATTTAAAACCAACTGACTCCCAGAAAAAATTAAAAATAAGGCCTGAGATAGATGCTGAACATGTTTTCGGTTTTTTCCGAAAAATTGATCCAAATTCAAAAGTTGCAGAAACATTTATTGCTGATGATGCTGACCAAGGGAATGCGAAAGACTTTAGTGATAGAGTGAGTGTGCTCTTGCGACCAGAAAATCGCTTACATAGAGAAGTGAAGCAGGTTGAGAAAAATAAGCTCGATGAAAGCTACTTGCAGGATTTTCAGGAAAGAGTTACTCAATTTCTTGAGTCAAAAATTGATGAGCAAAAAAAAACAGAAAGTAAGCAACCGTTACCACCTTTAAAAATAGAGCAAAAAGAACAAAAATATTTTGCAAGTAACAAACGTAAATTTTTTTTGGGACAAGAGGAGCCGTTACAAAAGATCGCAGACTATATATCAGATGATAATCAGAAACCTTTAGTTATTTACGGCAAGTCAGGTAGTGGAAAATCAGCCTTGATAGCAAAGGCAATTGAGCTGGCTGAGTTGAACTCCCCTAAAAAAGTAGTCTATCGCTTTGTCGGGGCAACTGCTAATTCAAGCTCTTGGAGTAAGTTATTAACTTCAATTTTTTCTGAACTTAAACAGTTATCAGATTCAAATACTTTATTCTCATTAGATGAAAACGAAGAAGCGTTTAAACAAATTCCACATGTTTTGTATAATTTTAATCTGATAAAAAGCGATGTTGTAATTTTTATTGATGCAATCGACCAGTTAATAAATCATGATGATTTTGAATGGTTACCAAAGCAACTACCTACTAATATAAAAGTTGTTATCTCTGTATTAAAAGATGATATATATCCCAAAGAGAATCTTGCTTATGAAACTTTAAGAGGAAAAAGTTCAACTTTGAATTTTACAAAAATGCCAGAATTTGAAAGTGGAACTCAGTTACTACTTGAGTTGTTAAGATGGGAAAAAAGAACTATTCAAGAAGACCAATTAAAATATATTGAAAGTCAGCTTAAATCAACTCGCACCCCTTTATATGCTTATATGTTAGCTCAAAAAGTTAAACACTTAAAAAGTATAGATTCAGCACCTGAGCAAGAGGTTATTACAACTAGCCAATTAACACACCTTAAATCAATACAACAAAAATCTGTAAAAGCATACATAGACAGTCTTTCTACAGTTTATCACCATGAAGCTAGTTTCATTAATCGTGTATTAGGCTACCTATTCGCCTCTCGGGATGGTTTAAGTGAAAACCAACTACTTGAACTTATTAATACGGATAAAACCTTTATAAAGTCAGTCGCTTCGGAACAGTACCACCAGAATACAACTAGTGAACTGCCGTTAATTCATTGGAGTCGATTGATTTCAAAGCTAAAACCGTTTCTTTCACGAAAGAAAGTTAATGACCAATCGGTTATGTTTTTTTCTCAGCGTGAATTTTCTGAGCTGTGTAAACTATCCCTTGTCGCTAAGGTCGAGCATGAAAGTATCATTACTGCCATTCAGGTGTTGATATCAACAAACTCAAAAAACAGTAAAATTCTAAGTTCCTGGGAAAAGCTTTACCTCAAGGTTTCGATGAATCATTACACGCTTTATCAAGATGATGAAATATTAAGTCTCTTTATGAATTTTCTTGCCTCGCAAGGCGGGAAAAGGGCACATGATCTAAAAACAATTAAATCAAGTAGCGAATTAAATAAGGTTGATGCAATTGCTTTTGCAAAGTGTAATTTTTATTACACAAAACACTTTTACTTATTAGATAAAGCTGAGCATTTTAATAGAAACGGGTACATGATGGCATTAAAAGAGTTATCAATCTCGTTTAAAAAATATGGAGAAGAAAGTAAAGCGCTAGCATTTGATCATAAAGCATATGAAATGGCTATGGATGCATATAAAAAATATAACCAATCACCAAAAGATTATTTAGGTTATGGGAATAACTTAGCCGCATCATACATTAGGTTAAATCAACTAGAGGGTGCTGAAACTATATTGAGTGATATTTGGGCAATAATAAAAGAGTTGTTTTATGGTGAATGGAATATGCCAAATGACTTGATATTATGCGACTGGAAAGACCTATACATCGTGATCGCAAATAATTTAGCAACATATTTCAACAAAATCTCTGATTATACTCAAGCACAAATATTACTTATAGAAGTAATTGACCTTACTGAAAGGCTAATCGACTCTGACCCTGAAACATACGTTTCCCGCTATGTATCAAGTTTAACAACCCTTTCAGATATATATATTCATCATGAGAGTGATGGGATTAATAAAGCGCTAGAGATTTTGACTAAAGTAAGTGTCGTGCTTGATAAATATGTTAATTTTAATGAAAACTTATTAGTTGATGAATTCATAAAAAACTGTCTAGAACTTGCGTATGTACAGGAGTTTCAACACGATTTTGAGTCTGCGTTAAGTAATCTAGATAAGGTAAAACCAGTATTAACCCAAATAATGCAGAAGGATGAAAGTAAAGCTCTAGATTCTAAATATTTAGATTATCTCGTATTGAGTTACAAAGTTAACTTTCATCTGCAATCAGCTGAGGCAGAGCAATTAAAAGATGAGGTGTTTAACTTTGTAGAAACTAAAAACCTACAAGGCGAGCAGGTAACGCGTTATCTAAATGAAATAAATAGTATGTTACCTAAAGCAAATAATGCTGGACAAGAAGGTTTTATACGAATTACTAATGCTGAAATGAATGCAAGAAATTCCCAATTAAAAGTTATCTTTTTTTGTGATTTTGAACAAGAAAATCGAATTACTAGTCATGCTAAAGAGATATTAACAAACTGTGATTTTACAGATGATACACCTTATGAAATTGTAACTATTTACAATGATAAAGAGTTAAGTTTTGCAGAAATGATTATTGAATCTAAGTTAGAGTTACCCTCTTTAGTCTATTTTTTTGACGGTAGTGTGGAGTTCATTCGTTCTATAGAAAACATAAGTACTACTAATATAAAAGCGACGTTAGAGCATTGGTTGGATTTGAGTGTATACGTTGCTGATAATGAAAATTCAAATCAAGTAGACTTTAAACATTTTCTCAACGCTCTTAGTTATATTGAACTTGATACAAAGTGGAAAAATTTCTTTGATCAGTTGTTTGAAACCGATACAGGTAAGTTACCATTCAAAACTAATTCTGAGAGTTGTATTGAATATGCAAAAAGTATTTCAGATATTGGGATCACTACTGATTGCCATAATTTTCTTCTTGATTTCTCTAAGTTATTAAACGATGAGTCGATGGGGCACCTTAGATAA
- a CDS encoding AAA family ATPase, translating to MSQLRIINACFNHLNIFFQNSSLNNKLLSEPDTFLPLLLLLVEKTVNDPSIMRRLVRYDLVYREKSLFYLVAKNVNIKDADVLLNIILEMKGIQPLIHLFDCIENNDEKRKSYDLIRLCEYMRKHLSGKEEGKAFDKEKDFEFLFNHITTNSLSETFINTQLKHLDDLTICDEFDFEVATESKPLPNDFVISEVYPQLSGTDKEIFDELAVLACACYLSENPKINSIEDIKKDEELEVDEQLLLGAIINHKEILNKISVSLNCLSYQLVFSHDVYNLREKLRLNVTTRSSESTSTTWYEYAKHFATNLKLSGPVLACFSIAIDSNKLNIDSFVYALLTQSNNPFEAFVSMNQHGNSAVKTALASQKIQQSLNNKVIGQELAVEGLCQGYLTSSIEAQQGPRLILTFAGPSGVGKTYLASLLQEELNNFEKTGYVFNIFNMENYSDERDGMKLFGTGVQYSGGSAGMLTSEVRAQPRQIILFDEIEKAHSVVIQSLLSILDSGTVKDQTSQEEIDFSQCIIIFTTNLGQDVLKNNTQNNKLSIFDLLQESENPSNKTKLSPEFINRLAKGFPILFSDLKVNHLVRLAEMQVEKIDTAQANVTYDWPHDFASLMLQSMSPDISVRGLTNNLAKHKSMILSRAIPFFTEDSLAVNFQIEIDKSEKDEQSSPIQLLLLDDDSRVFDQVKKHQEGKGITLCASVESLHNTIESSHPDALLIDVETAQKSNIQLKGIISELLKKNHKTPIFTYCILDVDNHEAAQPLPHEVREHFSIDLNELSASFCQMLTRVEYYLETERKLFNMQRRNEQLQYRCEVSKEDDVYHVLYKKLSVVQLIKSIDLKEGELFKKTLPTLKLNDVVGLERAKKRLKEVVNWLKSPEKLANFGVKVPSGFLFAGPPGTGKTFLAKALAGESGLPFFSVSSSELSESHAGGTTENIKKLFATARKYAPSIIFIDEIDAIAGKRSGSAEGASRDRNLTVNALLTEMDGFTPQSDPIFILAATNHPELLDPALVRPGRFDETIYCDLPNVEARRHFFTRFSQKHQIAFSKEEMKQLVSSSQGMSSAEIEQVFRETIYQAIGDNKALTSEGIKQTMIRVSYGLPSDHIVLSAEEKHRTAYHEAGHLLLSKLLFPKQPIDFVTIEPRNNALGFVATRAADEYESLSSTRVKHRLEMLLAGRVAEKIFTGSFDEVSSGASGDIEKATRLAMHAIYEGGLDASVGPINIGLLTKFEESDLLLKAQTAVKSWLLEAESSVEARLIAHREQLDLIANTLIEKESLIGEEIEALFL from the coding sequence ATGAGTCAATTAAGAATTATTAATGCCTGCTTTAACCATCTTAATATTTTTTTCCAAAACTCTTCCCTTAATAACAAACTGTTAAGTGAGCCGGATACTTTTTTACCTTTACTATTATTACTCGTTGAAAAAACAGTTAATGACCCCTCGATTATGCGTAGGCTTGTTCGTTATGATTTAGTATACAGGGAAAAATCTCTTTTTTATTTAGTGGCAAAAAATGTCAACATTAAAGATGCAGACGTGCTTCTTAATATAATTTTGGAAATGAAAGGGATTCAACCTTTAATTCACTTATTTGATTGTATTGAAAATAATGATGAGAAGCGTAAAAGCTATGATCTAATAAGATTGTGTGAATATATGAGAAAGCACCTTTCAGGGAAGGAAGAAGGAAAGGCCTTCGATAAAGAAAAGGATTTTGAGTTCCTGTTCAATCATATTACGACTAACTCCCTCTCTGAAACATTTATAAATACGCAGCTTAAACACTTAGATGATTTAACAATTTGTGACGAATTTGATTTTGAGGTAGCTACCGAAAGTAAACCGTTACCTAACGATTTTGTTATTTCTGAAGTATATCCTCAGCTCAGTGGAACAGATAAAGAGATATTTGATGAGTTAGCTGTCCTAGCGTGTGCTTGTTACCTTTCTGAAAATCCAAAGATAAATAGTATTGAAGATATTAAGAAAGATGAAGAACTAGAGGTTGATGAGCAACTACTGCTAGGTGCTATTATTAACCACAAAGAAATATTAAATAAAATTTCAGTGTCTTTGAATTGCCTGAGTTATCAGCTTGTATTTAGCCATGATGTATATAATTTACGTGAAAAATTAAGATTGAACGTCACGACGCGTTCATCCGAGTCTACTTCTACCACGTGGTATGAATACGCAAAACACTTTGCTACAAATTTAAAGTTATCTGGTCCCGTTCTTGCGTGTTTCTCAATTGCAATAGACAGCAATAAACTTAACATTGATAGTTTTGTTTATGCATTACTTACACAATCAAATAATCCATTTGAAGCTTTTGTTAGTATGAATCAGCATGGCAATAGCGCAGTGAAAACGGCATTAGCTAGCCAGAAAATACAACAGAGCCTTAATAATAAGGTGATTGGTCAAGAATTAGCAGTAGAAGGTTTATGCCAAGGATACTTAACATCTAGTATTGAAGCGCAACAAGGGCCTCGTTTAATACTTACATTTGCCGGTCCATCGGGTGTAGGGAAAACTTATTTAGCATCGCTGTTACAAGAAGAGTTGAATAATTTTGAAAAAACTGGATATGTTTTTAATATTTTTAATATGGAGAACTATTCGGACGAAAGAGATGGAATGAAATTGTTTGGGACCGGGGTACAGTATTCGGGTGGAAGTGCCGGTATGTTAACCTCTGAAGTACGTGCTCAACCAAGGCAAATTATTCTTTTTGATGAAATTGAAAAAGCTCACAGTGTGGTAATACAATCACTGTTATCAATTTTAGACTCCGGGACAGTAAAAGATCAAACCAGTCAAGAAGAGATCGACTTTAGCCAATGCATTATTATTTTCACTACCAATTTAGGGCAGGATGTTTTAAAAAATAATACTCAAAATAACAAATTAAGTATTTTTGATTTACTACAGGAGTCTGAAAATCCATCTAATAAAACTAAATTATCACCAGAGTTCATTAATCGCTTAGCAAAGGGATTTCCTATTTTATTTTCTGATTTAAAAGTAAATCACTTAGTGAGGCTTGCTGAAATGCAAGTGGAGAAAATAGATACAGCGCAAGCGAATGTCACTTATGATTGGCCTCATGATTTTGCGAGTTTGATGTTGCAAAGTATGTCTCCAGATATTTCAGTAAGAGGATTAACAAACAATCTCGCTAAGCACAAATCAATGATATTAAGTCGAGCTATACCTTTCTTTACAGAAGATTCTTTAGCGGTTAATTTCCAGATTGAAATTGATAAATCAGAGAAAGATGAACAGTCGTCACCTATCCAGTTGTTATTATTAGATGATGATTCAAGGGTTTTTGATCAGGTAAAAAAACATCAAGAGGGTAAAGGAATTACATTGTGTGCCAGTGTGGAAAGCCTTCATAATACTATCGAATCAAGTCATCCAGATGCTCTATTAATTGATGTTGAGACTGCCCAGAAGAGTAACATTCAACTAAAAGGGATCATTTCAGAGTTACTTAAAAAGAATCACAAAACCCCTATTTTCACCTATTGTATTCTCGATGTGGATAATCATGAGGCAGCACAACCATTACCTCATGAGGTACGAGAACATTTTAGTATTGATCTTAATGAATTGTCCGCTTCTTTCTGTCAAATGCTTACTAGGGTGGAATACTACCTTGAGACAGAGCGTAAGCTTTTTAATATGCAACGTAGAAATGAACAATTGCAATATCGTTGCGAAGTAAGTAAAGAAGATGATGTATATCATGTTCTTTATAAAAAACTTTCAGTTGTTCAATTAATAAAAAGTATTGATTTAAAAGAAGGAGAGCTGTTTAAAAAAACGCTACCGACGCTAAAACTAAATGATGTTGTTGGCTTAGAACGGGCTAAAAAACGCCTAAAAGAAGTGGTTAACTGGCTCAAGTCTCCGGAAAAGTTAGCCAACTTTGGAGTGAAAGTGCCGAGTGGTTTTCTATTTGCAGGGCCACCCGGAACAGGAAAAACCTTTTTAGCAAAAGCATTAGCGGGAGAAAGCGGATTACCTTTTTTTAGTGTCTCATCTTCCGAACTGTCTGAAAGCCATGCTGGTGGTACGACTGAAAATATTAAAAAATTATTTGCAACAGCGCGTAAATATGCACCTTCAATTATTTTTATTGATGAGATTGATGCGATTGCAGGAAAGCGTTCAGGATCAGCAGAAGGGGCGAGTAGAGATAGAAACTTAACGGTTAATGCATTGCTAACAGAGATGGACGGGTTCACGCCGCAAAGCGATCCTATCTTTATTTTAGCAGCGACAAATCATCCTGAATTACTAGACCCGGCTCTTGTTCGTCCTGGACGCTTTGATGAAACTATTTATTGTGACCTGCCTAATGTAGAAGCAAGAAGGCATTTTTTCACTCGCTTTTCCCAAAAGCATCAAATCGCGTTTTCTAAAGAGGAGATGAAACAACTTGTATCTTCATCTCAGGGAATGTCGTCTGCTGAAATAGAGCAAGTATTCCGCGAAACTATATATCAGGCAATCGGTGACAATAAAGCCTTAACAAGTGAAGGTATTAAACAAACTATGATACGTGTTTCCTATGGTTTACCCTCGGATCATATTGTGTTGAGTGCAGAAGAGAAGCATAGAACGGCGTATCACGAAGCTGGTCATCTATTACTATCAAAACTTCTATTTCCCAAGCAACCCATCGACTTTGTCACCATTGAACCGCGCAATAATGCATTAGGTTTTGTTGCGACACGTGCAGCTGACGAATATGAAAGCTTATCGAGCACAAGAGTAAAGCATCGCTTAGAGATGTTATTAGCAGGGCGTGTTGCAGAGAAAATATTTACCGGATCCTTCGATGAAGTAAGCTCAGGCGCTTCAGGAGACATAGAAAAAGCAACCCGGTTAGCAATGCATGCAATCTATGAAGGAGGCTTAGATGCTTCTGTTGGGCCAATAAACATTGGGTTACTAACTAAATTTGAAGAGAGCGACTTACTGTTAAAGGCGCAAACAGCCGTAAAATCATGGCTACTTGAAGCAGAGTCATCAGTGGAAGCTCGATTAATTGCACACCGTGAACAATTAGATCTTATTGCTAATACATTAATTGAAAAAGAATCATTAATTGGCGAAGAGATTGAAGCTCTGTTTTTGTGA
- a CDS encoding tetratricopeptide repeat protein has product MEMIIYTLRKYLYITLNLIAIVCDFARIWVPALCFIYMFTQSDGSSAEWFLIIIETAILGYFGGIVVKFFGLLLLVVNDYVEPNIENYKTEKNFPILLVLRNFGIGLVVTFVVFYFRSMTTVLPEGMEIKSNQNKRESPTVSVSTKKERGNTSKTNWDNLYLLPGKNFYFEKLNIKHSYQYLITAARKGDSEAKIRVAILYMHGIGVKQNFEKAKYWFEQSANDNHPQGQKMYGYTLYGTQNSEAFKYIKKAALQGDLEAQYLTSKFYLDGIGVKKDKEKSEYWFQKAIAKDIF; this is encoded by the coding sequence ATGGAGATGATAATTTACACGTTACGTAAATACCTATATATAACGCTTAATCTGATTGCTATTGTCTGTGATTTTGCGCGTATATGGGTTCCAGCCTTATGCTTTATATATATGTTTACTCAAAGTGATGGCAGTTCAGCTGAGTGGTTTCTAATAATAATTGAGACAGCTATTTTGGGGTATTTTGGTGGAATCGTAGTGAAATTTTTTGGCCTTCTACTCCTTGTTGTAAATGACTACGTTGAACCGAATATCGAAAATTATAAGACAGAGAAAAACTTTCCGATTTTATTAGTGCTACGGAATTTTGGGATTGGTTTAGTAGTTACATTTGTGGTGTTTTATTTTAGATCAATGACAACCGTATTGCCTGAAGGCATGGAAATAAAAAGTAACCAGAATAAAAGAGAAAGCCCAACAGTAAGCGTTTCTACAAAAAAAGAGCGAGGGAATACATCTAAAACTAACTGGGACAATTTATATCTTCTACCGGGTAAAAATTTCTATTTTGAAAAGTTGAATATTAAACATTCTTACCAATATTTAATAACAGCAGCAAGAAAGGGAGATAGCGAAGCGAAAATTCGCGTGGCTATCTTGTATATGCATGGGATTGGCGTAAAGCAAAATTTTGAGAAAGCTAAATATTGGTTTGAACAATCAGCAAATGACAACCATCCACAAGGTCAAAAAATGTATGGTTATACTTTATATGGGACTCAAAATAGTGAGGCGTTCAAGTATATTAAAAAAGCCGCGCTACAAGGTGATTTAGAAGCTCAATATTTGACGTCAAAGTTTTATCTGGATGGAATTGGAGTGAAAAAGGATAAGGAAAAGTCTGAGTATTGGTTCCAAAAAGCGATAGCTAAAGATATATTTTAA